In the Brassica napus cultivar Da-Ae chromosome A7, Da-Ae, whole genome shotgun sequence genome, one interval contains:
- the LOC106405407 gene encoding anoctamin-like protein At1g73020, which produces MNANNGEERIVHEVALVLPKRTRKEEEEEEDCVEVLVTELKKRGMVVDRDVGLADEFLKVAAPLETLESAAAELHIRKPTRLGMDLPFEVQGSEAFIQQPDGSLFSWFERFRCYQHLLYGIVNCYGHDVTLKLDGRELCWAPEESLVRKLESEGVIKQMFPLHDELKRKELLRTWALNWWNFTNQPIDKIYSYFGAKIGVYFSFLGMYTQWLLFPALLGFIVQMVNFGSLQYLVLPSFFVITTLWAALFLQFWKRKNAALLARWQINCLVGPSQGYRFLGMEWSSLPFPKELTKNLGNEKFKEKEPYQRYEWFAYRKRFSNDVFVIISIICFQLPFELAYAHTYEMITSNIIKFVLTAVYLLIIQYLTRLGGKVAVKLINREINESVEYRANSLIYKVFGLYFMQTYIGIFYHVLLHRNFTTLRQVLLLRLIISQVFWTFMDGSLSYLKYSYRKFRARKKKRSEGGPSTGKIQIASRVEKEYLKPTYSASIGVELEDGLFDDSLKLALQFGMIMMFACAFPLAFSLAAVSNIMDIRTTALKLLVTLQRPSPRAAATIGAWLNIWQFLVVMSICTNSALLVCLYDKEGKWKMEPGLAAILILEHVLLLLKFGLSRLVPEEPAWVRANRVKNVTQAQDVYSKQLLRSSSSEFASMVKPEQEQQKED; this is translated from the exons ATGAATGCGAACAATGGAGAGGAGCGAATCGTTCACGAGGTTGCATTGGTGCTTCCTAAGAGGACccgaaaagaagaagaagaagaagaagactgtgTTGAAGTTTTGGTGACTGAACTAAAGAAGAGAGGGATGGTTGTCGATAGAGACGTTGGTCTCGCAGATGAGTTTCTCAAG GTAGCAGCTCCTTTGGAGACTTTGGAAAGTGCAGCAGCAGAGCTTCATATACGTAAACCTACTCGTCTTG GAATGGATCTACCCTTTGAGGTGCAAGGGTCTGAGGCTTTCATTCAGCAACCTGATGGGTCACTGTTCAGCTGGTTTGAACGTTTTCGTTGCTACCAACACCTTCTTTATGGAATT GTAAATTGTTATGGACACGACGTTACACTGAAACTTGACGGAAGAGAGCTTTGTTGGGCACCAGAAGAATCATTAGTTAGAAAGTTGGAATCAGAAGGCGTCATCAAACAAATGTTTCCTCTTCACG ATGAACTCAAGAGGAAAGAACTTCTCCGAACTTGGGCTTTAAACTGGTGGAACTTCACAAATCAACCAATTGATAAGATCTACTCTTACTTCGGTGCAAAG ATTGGAGTCTACTTTTCCTTCTTGGGAATGTATACACAGTGGTTACTTTTTCCAGCCTTACTCGGGTTTATAGTCCAGATGGTTAATTTTGG GTCATTGCAGTATCTTGTTCTCCCAAGTTTCTTTGTCATTACAACACTCTGGGCTGCCTTGTTTCTTCAGTTCTGGAAACGTAAAAACGCTGCTTTGTTAGCTAG atggcagATAAACTGTTTAGTTGGTCCCAGTCAAGGATATCGATTTCTCGGAATGGAATGGAGCTCTCTTCCGTTTCCAAAGGAGCTTACAAAGAATCTAGGGAATGAGAAATTCAAAGAGAAGGAACCATATCAAAGATATGAATGGTTTGCTTATCGCAAGAGGTTtagtaatgatgtttttgttatCATAAGCATTATCTGCTTCCAACTCCCATTTGAGCTAGCGTATGCTCATACTTACGAGATGATCACATCCAATATAATAAA GTTTGTTTTGACAGCTGTCTACCTTCTAATCATTCAGTACCTCACGAGGTTGGGAGGCAAAGTGGCTGTAAAGCTGATAAACCGAGAGATCAACGAGAGTGTGGAGTATCGAGCTAACAGTTTGATTTACAAA GTTTTTGGGCTCTATTTTATGCAGACTTACATTGGTATCTTCTACCATGTTCTGTTACACCGGAACTTCACCACACTACGACAAGTATTGCTCCTACGGTTAATAATCTCCCAG GTTTTCTGGACCTTTATGGATGGTTCTTTGTCTTACCTTAAGTACAGCTACAGAAAGTTTAGAGCTAG gaagaagaagagaagtgaAGGTGGACCATCAACTGGAAAAATACAAATAGCCTCAAGAGTTGAGAAGGAATACCTCAAGCCTACATATTCAGCAAGCATTGGTGTAGAACTTGAAGATGGGCTATTTGATG ATTCACTCAAGCTGGCTTTGCAGTTTGGAATGATCATGATGTTTGCTTGTGCCTTCCCTCTTGCTTTTTCCCTTGCTGCAGTG AGTAATATAATGGACATAAGAACAACTGCTTTAAAGCTATTGGTCACACTGCAAAGACCTTCTCCTCGTGCCGCTGCAACCATTGGAGCTTGGTTAAACATATGGCAG TTTTTAGTTGTAATGTCTATATGCACAAACTCGGCGCTCTTGGTATGTTTATACGACAAAGAAGGAAAATGGAAGATGGAACCAGGGCTGGCTGCCATTCTCATCTTGGAACATGTACTCTTGCTTCTGAAATTTGGACTCTCTCGTCTTGTCCCTGAAGAGCCTGCTTGGGTTAGAGCCAATCGTGTGAAGAATGTGACACAAGCACAAGACGTTTACAGTAAACAGCTCTTGAGAAGCAGTTCTAGTGAATTTGCCTCCATGGTAAAACCTGAACAAGAACAACAGAAAGAAGACTAG
- the LOC106405410 gene encoding ESCRT-related protein CHMP1B yields the protein MGNTDKLMNQIFDLKFTSKSLQRQSRKCEKEEKAEKLKVKKAIEKGNMDGARIYAENAIRKRSEQMNYLRLASRLDAVVARLDTQAKMATITKSMTNIVKSLESSLATGNLQKMSETMDSFEKQFVNMEVQAEFMENAMAGSTSLSTPEGEVNSLMQQVADDYGLEVSVGLPQPAGHAIPTATEEKVGEDDLSRRLAELKARG from the exons ATGGGTAACACAGATAAGCTAATGAACCAAATCTTCGACCTCAAATTCACCTCAAAATCTCTCCAAAGGCAGTCAAGGAAGTGCGAGAAGGAAGAGAAAGCAGAGAAACTCAAGGTGAAGAAGGCGATCGAGAAGGGAAACATGGATGGAGCTCGGATCTACGCCGAGAACGCTATTCGTAAACGCAGCGAGCAGATGAACTACCTCCGCCTCGCGTCTCGCCTCGACGCTGTTGTTGCTCGCTTAGACACTCAGGCTAAGATGGCCACCATCACCAAATCCATGACTAACATCGTCAAATCCCTCGAGTCTTCCCTCGCCACAG GCAATCTTCAGAAGATGTCAGAGACTATGGATTCATTTGAGAAGCAGTTTGTGAACATGGAGGTCCAAGCTGAGTTCATGGAGAACGCTATGGCTGGTTCAACATCATTGTCCACTCCTGAAGGCGAAGTCAACAGCCTGATGCAGCAAGTAGCTGATGACTATGGTCTTGAAGTCTCTGTTGGGTTACCTCAGCCTGCTGGTCATGCCATCCCTACTGCGACAGAGGAGAAAGTCGGTGAGGATGATTTGTCCAGGAGGCTTGCGGAGCTCAAGGCCAGAGGATGA